In Paenibacillus sp. FSL M7-0420, a single genomic region encodes these proteins:
- a CDS encoding sigma-70 family RNA polymerase sigma factor, translating into MNKANTADLELMDEEVFFERLASEHRKLYALAYSYLRSEADALEAVQEASCRAWMKRKQLKNEQAFTPWLLRITINCCMDELRRKKRVVPAEKLDEKETQEMRSSDRLDLERAMSRIKPKYRHAVMLKYYQDMTTTEIAKVLNKPEGTVKTWLREGLRLLRKYL; encoded by the coding sequence ATGAACAAAGCCAATACAGCAGATCTGGAACTGATGGATGAAGAGGTGTTCTTTGAGCGGCTTGCAAGTGAGCACCGTAAACTGTATGCGCTCGCGTACAGCTATCTGCGCTCAGAAGCAGATGCCCTGGAAGCGGTGCAAGAAGCCTCATGCCGGGCTTGGATGAAGCGCAAACAGCTTAAGAACGAACAGGCCTTCACACCGTGGCTGCTGCGGATTACCATCAACTGCTGCATGGATGAGTTAAGGCGTAAAAAACGCGTCGTGCCGGCGGAGAAGCTGGACGAGAAGGAGACCCAGGAGATGAGGAGCAGCGACCGTCTCGATCTGGAGCGGGCGATGAGCCGGATCAAGCCGAAATACCGGCATGCCGTGATGCTCAAGTATTACCAGGATATGACGACCACTGAAATTGCCAAGGTACTGAATAAGCCCGAAGGCACGGTCAAAACCTGGCTGCGTGAAGGACTTAGGCTGTTGCGGAAATATCTGTGA
- a CDS encoding alpha/beta hydrolase, with translation MKGSRSSRLYLLLIILCIVLGGCSRNSGEDPQGAADKVETAPLQSPGVQHLVFHSEALDWDMRLSVYLPKGYNASQRYPVLYFIHGYGSRETDMWGGLNIQQNADRLIEAGQIEPIIIVAPQMDNSYGLNAVVNPGDPAALGGERYEDYLVKDVVEYTDSHFNTMAERGSRYIGGISMGGFISLHSAFLHSDVYSRVGGHSPALFLDDWSLAGGENGLIQFLYPTEALRQERDPLLLAQNRDLSKLSIYLDCGAEDSYRFYEGTEQLYTLLKEKGVPVEYHLRAGQHDGDYWKSHMDEYLKFYAGRTKGL, from the coding sequence ATGAAAGGTTCTCGAAGCTCCAGGCTGTATCTGCTTCTGATCATACTGTGTATAGTGCTGGGAGGTTGTTCGCGGAACTCAGGCGAAGACCCTCAAGGGGCAGCAGACAAGGTTGAGACGGCACCGCTGCAAAGCCCCGGCGTTCAGCATCTGGTTTTTCACAGTGAAGCCCTGGACTGGGATATGCGGCTCAGTGTCTATCTTCCTAAAGGGTACAATGCCTCTCAGCGTTATCCGGTCCTCTATTTCATCCATGGCTACGGCAGCCGGGAGACGGATATGTGGGGTGGGCTGAATATTCAACAGAATGCAGACCGACTGATTGAGGCCGGTCAAATCGAACCGATCATTATCGTTGCTCCACAGATGGACAACAGCTATGGACTGAATGCTGTAGTTAATCCAGGTGATCCCGCAGCACTGGGCGGTGAACGGTATGAGGATTATCTGGTCAAGGATGTTGTGGAATATACAGATTCGCATTTTAATACTATGGCTGAGCGCGGTTCCCGTTATATTGGCGGTATATCGATGGGAGGTTTTATCAGCCTGCATTCGGCGTTTTTGCATAGCGATGTCTATAGCAGGGTTGGCGGGCATAGCCCGGCGCTGTTCCTGGATGATTGGTCTCTTGCCGGAGGCGAGAACGGCCTGATCCAGTTTCTCTATCCGACGGAAGCGCTGCGGCAGGAGCGTGACCCGCTTCTTTTGGCGCAGAACAGGGACTTATCGAAGTTGAGTATCTACCTGGACTGCGGGGCGGAGGATAGCTACCGGTTCTATGAAGGCACGGAGCAACTGTATACCCTGCTTAAGGAGAAGGGCGTGCCGGTAGAATATCACCTCAGAGCAGGCCAGCATGACGGGGACTATTGGAAGAGTCACATGGACGAATATTTGAAGTTCTATGCCGGGAGGACGAAGGGATTATGA
- a CDS encoding LytTR family DNA-binding domain-containing protein: MKITIEQVPEGGEPEIILRCNDPDEALLGLIYSVNAGARKLIGMTGLQMHIIHPRDVYYFEAVDHKVFIYCQEKVYESRLKLYELETEYESGDFFRASKSSILNVAKIESLRPVLYGRYEALLHNGEKVYISRQYVPVLKRKLGL, from the coding sequence GTGAAAATCACGATTGAGCAGGTTCCGGAGGGCGGTGAGCCTGAAATTATTCTCAGGTGCAATGACCCGGATGAAGCCTTGCTGGGGCTGATCTACTCGGTGAACGCAGGCGCAAGGAAGCTGATTGGTATGACCGGGCTGCAAATGCACATTATCCATCCGCGTGACGTCTACTACTTCGAGGCGGTCGATCATAAGGTGTTCATCTACTGCCAGGAGAAGGTGTATGAGTCAAGGCTGAAGCTGTATGAGCTGGAGACGGAGTATGAGTCTGGCGATTTTTTCAGAGCATCCAAATCCAGTATTCTGAATGTGGCCAAGATCGAGTCGCTCCGCCCGGTGCTTTACGGAAGATACGAGGCGCTGCTGCACAACGGTGAGAAGGTCTACATCTCCAGACAATACGTCCCGGTGCTCAAACGGAAGCTAGGGTTATAG
- a CDS encoding M3 family oligoendopeptidase codes for MKFTEYVYERPDVEQFKQEFTTLLKDLETGNLEEQKAAVAAINKLRSRFDTMETLVSVRHSIDTEDAFYKAEQDYMDETGPVIQEYITDYYRALVNSKYRAEFEQEWGTQLLSLAEISLRTFSPEVIEDLQLENKLSSEYSQLIASAKILFQGEERTLAQLIPFDSSTDREVRKGVFEARNAFMAKHEPEFDRIYDELVKVRAGIAAKLGYKSFVELGYDRMGRTDYNAEMVAGFRKQVHEHIVPVAGKLKQRQRERLQLDGLKFYDEGIKFNSGNATPKGDPDWIVANGAKMYQEMSPQTGEFFTFMQENGLMDLVSKKGKEFGGYCTFFSDYRAPFIFSNFNGTSGDIDVLTHEVGHAFQVYSSRNMEVPEYAFPTSEAAEIHSMSMEFFAWPWMDLFFKEEADKYRFNHLADSLEFIPYGVSVDEFQHFVYEHPEATPQERKQAWRDIERKYLPHRDYDGNAYLEQGGFWHKQAHIFRSPFYYIDYTLAQLCAFQFWKRSNEDFTSAWPDYLKLCQAGGSRSFTELVKLAGLTSPFEDGCIGSVIGEIEGWLNSIDDKAL; via the coding sequence ATGAAATTCACAGAATATGTATACGAACGCCCGGATGTGGAGCAATTCAAACAGGAGTTCACCACTCTGCTGAAGGACCTGGAGACAGGCAATCTGGAGGAGCAAAAGGCTGCCGTGGCAGCAATCAATAAGCTGCGCAGCCGCTTCGATACGATGGAGACCCTCGTGAGTGTCCGCCACTCCATCGATACGGAGGATGCATTCTACAAGGCAGAGCAGGATTATATGGATGAGACCGGACCGGTGATCCAGGAGTACATCACGGATTATTACAGAGCCCTCGTCAATTCCAAATATAGAGCCGAGTTCGAGCAGGAATGGGGAACACAGCTCCTAAGCCTGGCCGAGATCTCACTGCGTACCTTCAGCCCTGAAGTCATTGAAGATCTGCAGCTGGAGAATAAGCTGTCCTCCGAATACTCTCAATTAATCGCGTCCGCCAAAATCCTGTTCCAGGGCGAAGAACGCACGCTGGCACAGCTGATTCCGTTCGATTCTTCCACGGACCGTGAAGTCCGCAAAGGCGTATTCGAAGCCCGTAATGCCTTCATGGCAAAGCATGAACCCGAATTCGACCGGATCTACGACGAGCTGGTGAAGGTCCGGGCGGGAATCGCTGCCAAGCTGGGATACAAGAGCTTCGTGGAGCTCGGGTATGACCGGATGGGACGTACCGATTATAATGCTGAGATGGTAGCAGGCTTCCGCAAGCAGGTACATGAGCATATCGTGCCGGTTGCAGGGAAGCTGAAGCAGCGCCAGCGCGAACGCCTTCAGCTGGACGGGCTGAAATTTTACGATGAGGGTATTAAGTTCAATTCCGGCAACGCTACCCCTAAGGGAGACCCGGACTGGATCGTGGCGAATGGTGCGAAGATGTACCAGGAGATGTCCCCGCAGACCGGTGAATTCTTCACCTTCATGCAGGAGAACGGGCTGATGGATCTGGTCAGCAAAAAAGGCAAGGAATTCGGCGGCTACTGTACCTTCTTCAGCGACTACCGCGCGCCGTTCATTTTCTCCAACTTCAATGGAACCTCCGGAGATATCGATGTGCTAACCCACGAGGTCGGGCACGCCTTCCAGGTGTATTCCAGCCGGAATATGGAGGTCCCTGAATATGCGTTCCCGACCTCCGAAGCCGCTGAGATTCATTCGATGAGTATGGAGTTCTTCGCCTGGCCATGGATGGACCTGTTCTTCAAGGAGGAGGCGGACAAGTACCGCTTCAACCACCTGGCTGACAGTCTGGAGTTCATTCCTTATGGCGTCTCTGTCGATGAATTCCAGCATTTTGTGTACGAGCATCCGGAAGCTACGCCGCAGGAACGCAAACAGGCTTGGCGGGACATTGAACGGAAATACCTGCCGCACCGTGATTATGACGGCAATGCTTATCTGGAACAAGGCGGCTTCTGGCACAAGCAGGCTCATATCTTCCGTTCCCCGTTCTACTATATCGACTATACCCTGGCCCAGCTCTGCGCCTTCCAGTTCTGGAAACGCTCGAACGAGGACTTCACCTCGGCTTGGCCGGATTACCTGAAGCTCTGTCAGGCCGGAGGCAGCCGCTCCTTCACGGAGCTGGTGAAGCTTGCCGGATTAACCTCCCCGTTCGAGGATGGCTGCATCGGCTCTGTTATCGGAGAGATTGAGGGCTGGTTGAACAGCATAGACGATAAGGCACTGTAA
- a CDS encoding iron chaperone, whose protein sequence is MEKNKVTYETVDQYIADFAPEVQELLESLRKVISKAAPEAVEKISYQMPTWFLHKNLVHFAAFKNHIGFYPAPSGIEVFKEELARYKGAKGSVQFPINEPLPYDLIARIVKFRVAENQQQAAEKRKKK, encoded by the coding sequence GTGGAAAAGAACAAAGTTACCTATGAAACGGTTGACCAATATATTGCGGACTTTGCACCGGAGGTCCAGGAGCTTCTGGAGAGCTTGCGTAAGGTCATTTCGAAAGCTGCGCCGGAGGCCGTGGAGAAGATCAGCTACCAGATGCCTACCTGGTTCCTGCATAAGAATCTGGTGCATTTTGCCGCCTTCAAGAACCATATCGGATTCTACCCGGCACCCAGCGGGATTGAAGTCTTCAAGGAAGAGCTGGCGCGTTACAAAGGAGCCAAGGGTTCGGTGCAGTTCCCCATTAATGAGCCGCTCCCCTATGATCTCATTGCCAGAATCGTCAAATTCAGAGTAGCAGAGAATCAGCAGCAGGCTGCAGAAAAGCGGAAGAAGAAATAA
- a CDS encoding CD3324 family protein — MQCINAAKLLPDHLLKEIQQYIQGEALYIPTCKSKRRKWGESSGAADYYKVRNAEIRSRFQEGAELYQLCEQYGLSIDSIRKIVYSKNPQS; from the coding sequence ATGCAATGTATAAATGCAGCAAAGCTGTTGCCAGACCACCTGCTGAAGGAGATTCAGCAATATATTCAAGGGGAAGCCCTGTATATCCCAACCTGCAAGAGCAAACGCAGAAAATGGGGCGAAAGCTCAGGGGCAGCCGATTACTATAAAGTCCGCAATGCTGAGATCCGTAGCCGCTTCCAAGAAGGTGCAGAGTTGTACCAATTGTGCGAGCAATACGGGTTATCCATCGACAGCATCCGTAAAATTGTATATTCCAAGAACCCGCAGAGCTGA
- a CDS encoding aminoglycoside phosphotransferase family protein: MTLTNYTLNFEKLCATYKLGLLSGVPEQISGGFLHRMYRVTTNQAEYAVKALNPQLMRKEAVMNNMIAAEKVAMLARSQGVNALPALLNEGSCIHEADGQYYLLFPWIEGRSISAAEAGLEQCILIGQALADIHAADFAPLHKELQRDSTAEELRTDWQGYALQGEAMGLPWAAPLKANLDKLSCYEKQVNAAMAVLSGNIVISHRDLDPKNVMWSSEGQPVIIDWEAAGWVNPAQELMEVALYWSDFESGHIRKADFCAVIHAYRNQGGEITDPWPEVLSSGFHGKIGWLEYSLRRSLGLEGPDISERELGTSQVLPTLQALNDYAGFIPVCLQWFEDL; the protein is encoded by the coding sequence ATGACGCTTACGAATTACACATTGAATTTTGAAAAGCTGTGTGCTACATATAAGTTGGGCTTACTGAGTGGTGTGCCGGAGCAAATCTCCGGCGGTTTCCTCCACCGGATGTATCGTGTGACCACGAATCAGGCAGAGTATGCAGTGAAGGCGCTTAACCCGCAGCTGATGCGGAAGGAAGCTGTGATGAATAATATGATAGCAGCCGAAAAGGTAGCCATGCTGGCCCGCAGCCAGGGAGTGAACGCACTTCCTGCACTGCTGAATGAGGGAAGCTGTATACATGAAGCGGATGGGCAATATTATTTGCTGTTCCCTTGGATAGAAGGCCGTTCCATCTCTGCGGCTGAAGCGGGGCTGGAGCAATGCATTCTGATCGGACAAGCTCTGGCTGACATCCATGCAGCGGACTTCGCTCCTCTTCACAAAGAGCTTCAAAGGGACAGCACAGCGGAGGAATTACGGACAGATTGGCAAGGGTATGCCTTGCAGGGCGAAGCTATGGGCCTACCATGGGCTGCACCCCTTAAGGCTAATCTGGATAAGCTAAGCTGCTATGAAAAGCAGGTCAATGCCGCTATGGCGGTCCTTAGCGGGAACATAGTCATCAGCCACCGGGATCTGGACCCGAAGAATGTAATGTGGAGCTCTGAAGGCCAGCCCGTGATCATTGACTGGGAGGCCGCAGGCTGGGTTAACCCGGCGCAGGAGCTGATGGAAGTGGCGCTCTATTGGTCAGACTTTGAGAGTGGTCACATCCGCAAGGCAGATTTCTGTGCAGTAATCCATGCTTACCGTAATCAAGGGGGAGAAATTACTGATCCCTGGCCCGAGGTGCTAAGCAGCGGCTTCCACGGCAAAATAGGCTGGCTGGAGTATAGCCTCCGGCGGTCTCTGGGCCTGGAAGGACCGGATATTTCCGAGCGGGAGCTTGGAACGAGTCAGGTGCTGCCTACCCTGCAAGCATTGAATGATTATGCCGGATTCATTCCGGTATGCCTGCAATGGTTTGAAGATCTTTGA
- a CDS encoding transcriptional regulator, with translation MSRFEQHVEEWLQEQIHAETSSIRLEFLNKGLGHGTVEFLRSVWIPAVGNFKSLYTEWEVRDFNNGYCYLDLAYMPGGAKGGIEIQGFGPHARDLDVRRFKDLCRRHCLLALDGWTFLPIAYPSITEEPQLCQQLVLAFIGRFAATDVSASLSWLEAETVRLARRILRPLTPLELAAHLRVCDRQARRILHHLVDLQVLEVASGTERVRTYKLRV, from the coding sequence TTGTCGAGATTCGAGCAGCATGTTGAGGAATGGCTTCAGGAACAGATTCATGCGGAGACAAGTTCAATAAGGTTGGAGTTTCTTAATAAGGGGTTGGGGCACGGGACCGTAGAGTTTCTGCGCTCAGTCTGGATTCCCGCTGTCGGCAATTTCAAGTCTCTATATACGGAGTGGGAGGTCCGTGATTTCAACAACGGTTACTGTTATTTAGATCTGGCGTATATGCCAGGCGGTGCCAAGGGCGGCATTGAGATTCAAGGCTTTGGTCCGCATGCACGGGACCTTGATGTCAGGCGGTTCAAAGACTTATGCAGACGGCATTGTCTGCTGGCGCTGGACGGTTGGACCTTTTTGCCTATTGCCTATCCGTCTATTACAGAAGAACCTCAGCTATGCCAGCAGCTTGTACTTGCGTTCATTGGCAGATTCGCTGCTACTGATGTATCTGCATCATTATCCTGGCTGGAGGCAGAAACCGTCCGCCTGGCCCGGCGTATTCTGCGTCCGCTGACGCCGCTGGAGCTGGCCGCGCATTTGCGGGTGTGTGACCGCCAAGCGAGGCGCATTCTTCACCATCTCGTTGATCTACAAGTCCTGGAGGTGGCGAGTGGTACAGAGCGGGTTCGCACGTATAAGCTCCGGGTCTAG